GTTTTATTACTGATTGTCATTACTGTCTTTCTTGATCATCTGTGTTTTAtgctgtgaatagaatagaatagaatagagttgaattgaattgaattgaattctttattagccaagtgtgattggacacacaaagaatttgtgtccagtgcataagctctcaatgtacatacaaacaacaagtgaTATATCGTGATCATAATCATAAAATGCAATAATCATAAAGCACAAAATACAACATTCAGTGATAGTCATAAAATACTAAATAAAAGCAATCAACACAGATTATATGTTACAATGTGGACGGACAATAGTTTTCTTTGCCAATTTTGTTGGAAATAATTTGGAAGACAACAATGGGTCTTCCAGACCACTTTCCATTTTCAAATTTTCTACATGTGTGAGCTagataagtacagtgttccctcgattttcacggggaatgcattccgagactacctgcgaaagtcaaatttccgcgaagtagagatgcagaattaaatacactatttttggctatgaacagtatcacaagccttcccttaacactttaaatccctaaactgcaatttctcattcccttagcaaccatttagattattactcaccgtgtttatttattaaagtttattaaaaaaatatttattaaaggcagatgaaagtttggcgatgacgtatgatgtcatcgggtgggaaaaactgtggtataggggaaaaaacagcaatttattaattaatatttttgaaaaactgtggtatagcagttttgcgaagttcgaacccacgaaaatcgagggaccattgtattcaacatttatttatttatttatttgtttgtttatttatttaattggatttgtatgccgcccctctccaaggatggtAATGGTATTGTTTGTATCCAAGTACAATAATGAGATCCCTTTCTTTTTAATCACTGACCAATagtcttactttctttctttcacattttCTTTCAGGTTGTCTGCTGGACAATATGCATGGCACCTCTACAATGTTGCCTAACCCAAGGATAAATGAGCTATCGATCAGTGAAATTACCATGTTAAACCAACTAGCCGAACGCCGTGACAGCTCAACCAGTACCATCAGTTCGGCCTACACAGTCAGCCGCAGATCATCAGGAATATCCCCTTACTTCTCCAGCCGCCGTTCCAGTGAAGCTTCCCAATTTGGAAACCGCCCTAACAACATAAGCTCTGCTGACTCCTATGATCCTATTTCCACCGATGCCTCTCGCAGGTCAAGTGATGCCGGTCAATGTAACGGGGTCTCTGGTCTCCTGAATCTCACCCCAGCTCAGCAGTACAGGCTGAAAGCTAGGTATGCTGCTGCCACAGGAGGCCCACCGCCTACGCCATTACCTAACATGGAAAGAATGACCCTGAGGAATAAAATCTCTCTCCTTGATGGTTCAGAGCCTGCTTTTCCTTCGTTTCGCCTCCCTCCAGGGCCAAGGCGTTCCAGCGACAGCAATGCTTATGTGTATGGGACATCGCCTGCATTCTCTCATGAAGTGCCTAGAAATAGTGCAAGACGGGCAAGTGACCCAGTAAGGAGGCCTGTTGGAGACCCAAGTTCCCTTCCTAGAATCCATACTTTCAATAGCACCAACAGCATGAATTTTCTTCACGCTCATGTAGACAGAAGACAATTCAACCTTCCCGTCTTTCCATATTCAGACAGGAGCCTTGCTAGGCACGTGTATTCCCCACGGCCCCCAAGTATTAGTGAAAATATTGCCATGGAAGCAATGCCTGGTGAGGCAGATAATTCTGTAGGAGATGACGACATTGTCCTACCTGATGATGTGGTACAATACATCAAATCTCAGAACAACGGGATTGCCCCAGAGAACTCTTCTACAGGGTATGGCAGTGAAATGCAAAACTTCCAAGCAAACGCAAAAGTGCAAAATAACAATGCATTAAACCAGCGCAGAATGGCTGTTCCAGATCTGAATATGAACCATTCAACCTCTGTTGGTGGCGGATGCCAAATAAACTATGGAGCCAACTCTAATTTGCCTAAAAATAACATGCCGGTCCAGTGGAATGAAGTTAGCTCAGGAACTGTTGATGTACCCCCTTCTCAAGCAAAACAGCAGTTACCTCAGCGGAACCTAGCTGTATTCcatcagaagcaaaattttggtcagtatCAGAACTTCAACCAACAGCAGTTGCAGGCAGGCCAAAACAATATGAATGGGAATCTGCAGCAATTTGTACAAAAAAATGGAAGCATGGATGGACAGAGGCTCAATTGCATGCACTTAAAGCAGCAGCAGGTAAATCCAGGTTCTAGTAACAACCTAGACCTGAACTCCCATGGGGTGTTCAACCAAGTTCATCAAATGCTAAGTCCAAATACGATGGGTGGTGATGCCacccaactttctccttcctgtaaTAACATGACCATGAAGCCTGCATTCCACGTTCATTCTCAGCAATTAGATAATGTGGCTAACCCCATTTCAGGAGTTAGCAATGACAGAGAATATGTAGTGCACAGCCAAGACCTGCAAGAACCAGGGTATCAGCAGAGCTATTCATCTCAGTCAAGCCATATGAACTTCATGACACAAGAGGATTTCCACCAAGCTTCTGCGTTAATAACCTCAAACCAACCAAACTTTGAGCCACAACAGAATACAATTGGTACCGTTGGACAGAGTTTCACTTCCTCAATGGTGCAACCTCACCCTCCACCTAATCCTAATCCAGGAAATAAGCACCAAGGAGTCCGTGCTGGGCAGCAGTTGGGATACGTGAGAATATCTCACCCAATAAATGATGTGAGTTCAGGGCAGCAAAGGGCACACTCTTCCCCCAAGAGAACGACTGGTGTAGGATCGTTGCAACCACAATTTAACTGTAATATGAGGGAAGGCCATTTGATGCACTATTATGGTCAAATACATATGTatgaacaaaatgggaatgtCAACAACCAAACAGATTACCATGTCAGACAACAATGTGCGCTGAACACCAAACCAGCCACCATGCCTTCCCCTGGTACCAATCAAGTTTCTAGCACAGTGGATTCTCAGGGTCCGGAATCTCCTCAGATAGATTTTGATGCTATCATGGATGATGGCGACCATTCAAGTCTGATGTCAGGAACCTTGAGCCCTAGCATCCTGCAGAGCCTCTCTCAGAACTCTTCTCGCCTTACAACTCCCCGAAATTCTCTGACGCTGCCAGCTATACCAGCCGGAATTAGCAACATGGCAATAGGGGACATGAATTCTATGCTGACCACCCTGGCAGAAGAGAGCAAGTTTCTTAACATGATGTCTTAATGCATAAAGCACAAATGGTACCTCTAGACATATCCAGAGATTATGTGCTGGGAAACGTTATGAATGtggttttctttattaaaaaaaaaaggaaaaggggaaaaaaagtttccaTAGAGTAGACTTTTacaaatattaaaacatattaaGGGAATTCCAAGTAAGAAAAGAAATATCTTTGTACAaacatgcataaactatatttttgaaaaaagcacTGAAAGGATGCACTTCTAGTATTATTTTGGTgcttggttttgtttttgttttggggaAGTGCTGAAAGATGCCATCTTAAAGTGCTCTAAAGTGCTCTCCTTCTTAAAGTGCTTCTAAAGTGTGTCACCATTTGTAAAAGGTAGACACATTGAGAATCCTTTCAAAAACCTGACTGCCATTGCCACCTTCCCTTCCCTTGTTAACTTGCAAAGGGTTAACGTTTCTTCAAACCATCAACCTCAAAATCAAATGGCACTTTGCCAGTTGTGGGACACTCAAAAGCCATGTGTTAAAATAATCAATGTTTCAAATGAAGCTTTACTTTTTGCAATCTTTTTTTGGCTTTCCCTTACCTATAGCTGCAAATATGTAATGTCTTGTCCTCCCTAGCGAAATTTAACCATATGCAAAGCCATACTATAATGCTTCATGCTTTGCTTATGAccagttgtgcatgcatgtgcagacacacacatacacacacacaagtcaGTATTACAGCCAGTATCGCTCCTTGTATCTTGCAGCATAGCTGAGAATCAGCTTTGAGGCAAATTACCTTACTGTGCATTAGCAGCTGAGACATCTAGGCATCCGTTGTCCAATAATGTCAGATAAAGTGTGTATTGCCAGaagcatatataaaataaaaaagcatttGTGTCAGGCAACACTATGTTGCTAAAAAGACATTTGAGAGAGACACGCTGATGGGGAAATAGAAAAAGCGGAATAGCCTATTAGGTtttggtttgtttgctttttctaaTCAGAGGCTATCATGGAGAATGTAGTGGAGGTTTGAAAAACcaaactaattttaaaatacagtggtacctctaagtaagaacttaattcgttccgtgaccaggttcttaagtagaaaagtttgtaagtagaagcaatttttcccataggaaacaatgtaaaagcaaataatgtgtgcaaaaccgttaggaaagaaataaaagttcagaatttgggggggaggaggaggagaaagaagaggaggaggacagtcactgccaaaggaagaaggtgaggtgaggggaatttaaaaaaatccaaaacttcaaggcttaaaaaaaaaaaagagggactctgagacagcgaggaggagcacgcgcctcccatacacccagtgcgaggctgcctcccatatactatgccagagagagaaacccagggggaatggcaggaaactggccaggccttcgtgccgctctcaaatttcctgggaaatttttccgggctcaggttcttaagaagagccaaaaaaatcttgaacacacggttcttatctagaaaagttcttaagtcgaggtgttcttaggtagaggtaccactatattgtaGGAAAAATAATCCCTACCATGCATGGTGTGAAACACAAATCACTCTGAGTCTCTATTGACTTCACTTTGGAAATGCTCATACAGAAAGAACAGTCCTGGAGTTTGTTACGTATGACATAAAATATGATGCTGCAGAAATGTGTACATTTTTATATCATAAAATTTGTTCGTTCCTCCCAGTTATGTGTTCTATCAATTAATTACACACTGCATGGATTAGCTCTGACTGATATGTCACTTTGGAGGTGGCCAACTGGCTTTGATAAAAATGATCTTCTGTTTGCTTAGCCAGTTGTGATGTCATTATTGTGAGATTATAAACTGCTCAGAGTTCCCTGGAAAAGGGagagcacagaaagaaaataatttaagcacaaaattaataaatgatgCCAGGCACCTCTCCAAACCCACACTAGGAACTGTAAGTGGCATAATCTCTTGAAGGCTTAGTGTAACTGCTTTGAAGACCTTCCCATATTGCCTAACAAGGAGATTCAACAGCAGTCCTTCAAAAAGGTCTTCTGCGTCTTTTCCATTAGGCACAGATGAAATGGGAAGGTCCTCGAAAAGCCAAACTGACAATATAACATGATAGAGTAGTAGAATGGTTCAGTGCTAAATGCTCATCAAGTTGAACTCATAAAAATGAAGAGTGCTATTATAAGAATGGCAAATTTGTAGTCAGTATTATGGCATCTAAGTTGCCATCCAGTTGCCATGTATTTAGCTTACATATACTATTTATATACCTAACCCCTCCAGTAAGAAGAGATAGTACATCCATTCCTACTGTCCCCTCTCTCTCTTAAGATACTTTTTTTTGCTGTCAGTAAGCAGTTCCTGCCAAAACTGCATGTCATCCAGAAGTATTTGCAGTGCAAAATTCATAAATTAATTCATGCAAACCAATGGAGTTTTCTTATGCATTTATCTAATAGAATTTTGGAAAGAGAAAATTATGAGATCAGACAATCATTAAGGGCAGAAATCCCAGCCAGGAAAAGCTTGGGAAAGAAATAGAACATGAAATTTGGCAGTTGCCAATTGCAATACAGGGTAGGGTGAATATCAAATGTAGAAACCTTGGTGTATCAAGGTTTGCCTTTTTTTATAAAGGGGATTCGGAGATTTGAGTTAAAGTATTCAAACCCAAATCAGGGGCACTACATATCAACATACATCAGTATCTGTCTAGCCAACATTTCTGGGTAACTGCTGATAAAACAAAGTTCACTCTCTCCTATACAGCTCCTGCTTTTCCAAATCTGCTTCAGATGGTTAAAGTTTATCTAAAACGGGTTTGAGGGCACACCAAAAAGAGGAGCACAAGAgacaacaacagtaaaaaaaggaaagtccagttgtcttgtGTGACGTTACAGTTAGCTCTATGGGTTTTATGGTTCAGCAGAATTATAAAAGCATAGCTGTAAAAGGATGATGTATTATAAATTCCCcactttatatatttatacatttgatTAGAGTGACttgtttcattatttatttttgaacttttaaaaagtgTGATGTAAACCCAGTTCTTTAAAGAAACAGGGCCCCCAAGAATGTCTGTgctcatatatttttttcctatcagTATTCTGTATCAGAATCTGATCCCTTTCCAGTGCCATTTATACACCTTGTAGTTTCTACCTTGGAAATACACAGTCAGGCAAACACGAGTCTGATTAGGATGATTTGAATATGGATCAAGCATATGGACATAAAGTCAAGCCAGTGACACTTCTCCCTACCTCTTTCCATACATAAAGTATGGAAGTTTTGAATAATCATGTTTACATCAAGAAATGCCAATATATGAACTGGTTCTCACCTTAGCATAGAAGTGTAAGTCCAATTTAATCACTAGCTAAGCAGGTGATGGATGACTGTTTCACAGCTTTTCCTGAGTCTAATGTTTAGTGGCATAGAAAAGGAAACTTTTTTCTTACATCAGAGTTTATAGTGGCAAAATTTTCTGGATACTACCATATCCATTTCTTATTAGTTATTCTTTTCTTTGCCTGTACATTTTTAAGTGTCATCAAGAAAAATCACTTTAGTTATGCCTTTCACCATGTTAAAGGTTAACCTCAGAATATGTTTACTTAGGTGTCCCAAGAAAACCTATTTAGTTCTCCAAAACATtattattcctttaaaaaaaatcataatggaCAATGGAAGACTTAAAAGTAGACAAAAGGGAGAGACGACTACAGATGTTCTTCTCAATACATCTAAATATTGCACATCTTAAGGCAGGACAggaaagttatattttttttaaaaatgaattcagTTCTTTCAATAGGATGACAGTGTTGGTATTGACCTACTGATATGGGCCTTTCAGATCTGTTCATAGGACCATGCTCAAGTGATAATTGTGTAGCATTACACACAAGATTTGGTCCCCATCACTTAGAATTGTCTTGATATAGAATAACAGCACAAAGTTTCAAAGAgctaagaagatattggacatcCCACAAGCCATCAGGATGCCTAGTTGCAGGAATGTATACTGATATGAATCCCAATAAGCATTAACAAATGCAAACACAAACAATTTGTCCATTATTTTTTTCACCTTGTCCATGGTGGTCTCCCTTTATTTACTGAAATAGTATTATAACAAAAAAAACACCTGGCTCTGTATATATTCTGTATAGAAGGCATTCATTATTAATAAGAGTACTGTAGCTGAATTGTTCTGCCTTTATATCTCCAGGAgctttttatctgttttctacATCATACGGATGGCAGTCATATGCTAAAACTGTATATAAATGttttgtacattaaaaaaagtaatttttttcaTAATTTCTGTCTTTATTCATTATTGTTCAGGATGTGTCATGAAAGAAAGGCACAAAACTCTGTATCAGTCCACATTACATCATTAAATTTTGTAAGCATTTAtctctattttaaatatttatacagCCGCACATTTTATATCAAACACTGAGCAGCTTCCAATCAGCAATTAAAACtatcaataatgaaacaacatattaatatattaaaaccATAAACATTAGAAGTTAAACTTTTTATATGCAGTCCACTATAGAATCTTGCTTATTATTAAGCTTATAATAAGCTTAATTATATAGCATGAATTTGACACACAATTTACAACTCTTTGCAACTCAAAGAAGTACTGCAAGATCGGACGACTTGGCCCATTCGATTGCCAGTGGATAACTGGACTGAAtagatatcatcatcatcatcatccaagcATCTCACTAGGCTGCTGGCATTGACTGCAACTCTTTATTTAATCTGGAGAGATGAACAAAATGGGAATCCACTGCTGTGTATTATCAAAGGGGGCAAAAGTTCTGCCTGGTGACTGGTACATTTTGCCCATCCTTGTAAATCTTCTCTTTCCCAGTCCATACATCATTTTACAGACCTATTGTGGGTTGGATAAAATTGAAGAAAGTTAATTATTTATTCTTCCATACTGTGTGAGAGATCCTTGGCTATTCTAGAGTAAATCCTGTTAGTATTAAAGTTTATGCAAGCAAGTTGaatgaataccatatttttggagtataagacgcacctttgttttgggggaggaaaacaaggaaaaaagacctctgcctcccagcaatttgccaaacagcaaacagcacattcTGTGCATGTGGGCCGGAGCCATAGAAATACAGTAGTAaggaattggaaaaatgtacattatggcagtatgttAAAtctcagaaagttttcttagatGTAATCACACTAATTCTTCCTAATTATTTAAACAGATCTACTCCAAATATGACTAagtgagggtttaactcagctgccttatcttaatactaatacagGACACTGTTGcgtttcagattatacttttccagaactttaaaattgatgtggctttctggaagtattctctgctatttaaaaggtttttcctttgtttgtttgtttgtttgatt
This genomic window from Erythrolamprus reginae isolate rEryReg1 chromosome 1, rEryReg1.hap1, whole genome shotgun sequence contains:
- the GLI2 gene encoding zinc finger protein GLI2 — its product is MSKMETSASMASGKKEEKNVLLEDNGFNEATKKPVPLSAAATAAVVTQGVPQHIFPAFHSPLPIDMRHQEGRYHYEPHSLHAIHGPSALSGSPVISDISLIRLSPHPAGPVDSPFSHPHPYMNPHVEHYFRSMHSSPTLSMISAARGLSPADVAHEHLKERSLFGLPHPPPGASPADYYHQMAFMASHPNPYGDLLMQSGAAAGATHLHDYLSPVDVSRFSSPRVTPRLSRKRALSISPLSDASIDLQTMIRTSPNSLVAYINNSRSSSAASGSYGHLSAGAISPAFTFPHPINPVTYQQILNQQRGLSSAFGHTPPFLQPSPTFPARQHVAVISVNSSPQISNSSNCIAESNQNKQSSESAVSSTVNPVIHKRSKVKTETEIHPPASPPTQELLTDLKEELDKDECKQEPEVIYETNCHWEGCTKEYDTQEQLVHHINNDHIHGEKKEFVCRWQECTREQKPFKAQYMLVVHMRRHTGEKPHKCTFEGCSKAYSRLENLKTHLRSHTGEKPYVCEHEGCNKAFSNASDRAKHQNRTHSNEKPYVCKIPGCTKRYTDPSSLRKHVKTVHGPEAHVTKKQRNDIHLRPPVLKENNDNEASAKPSSRSTGERAEANSTTTGTEDSLQVKTIKTEKSVMYQSSPGGQSSCSSEPSPLGSINNNDSGVEMNMHSGGSLGDLTVLEDNTPVVDSTVSSGNSTVSLQLRKNMTAMQRLEQLKKEKLRTVKDSCSWANPAPQVKNSKLPPIPGNGCLLDNMHGTSTMLPNPRINELSISEITMLNQLAERRDSSTSTISSAYTVSRRSSGISPYFSSRRSSEASQFGNRPNNISSADSYDPISTDASRRSSDAGQCNGVSGLLNLTPAQQYRLKARYAAATGGPPPTPLPNMERMTLRNKISLLDGSEPAFPSFRLPPGPRRSSDSNAYVYGTSPAFSHEVPRNSARRASDPVRRPVGDPSSLPRIHTFNSTNSMNFLHAHVDRRQFNLPVFPYSDRSLARHVYSPRPPSISENIAMEAMPGEADNSVGDDDIVLPDDVVQYIKSQNNGIAPENSSTGYGSEMQNFQANAKVQNNNALNQRRMAVPDLNMNHSTSVGGGCQINYGANSNLPKNNMPVQWNEVSSGTVDVPPSQAKQQLPQRNLAVFHQKQNFGQYQNFNQQQLQAGQNNMNGNLQQFVQKNGSMDGQRLNCMHLKQQQVNPGSSNNLDLNSHGVFNQVHQMLSPNTMGGDATQLSPSCNNMTMKPAFHVHSQQLDNVANPISGVSNDREYVVHSQDLQEPGYQQSYSSQSSHMNFMTQEDFHQASALITSNQPNFEPQQNTIGTVGQSFTSSMVQPHPPPNPNPGNKHQGVRAGQQLGYVRISHPINDVSSGQQRAHSSPKRTTGVGSLQPQFNCNMREGHLMHYYGQIHMYEQNGNVNNQTDYHVRQQCALNTKPATMPSPGTNQVSSTVDSQGPESPQIDFDAIMDDGDHSSLMSGTLSPSILQSLSQNSSRLTTPRNSLTLPAIPAGISNMAIGDMNSMLTTLAEESKFLNMMS